CACCTTGGCTCTTCGAGGTTCCGCGACCTTGGACAGCCGACTGACGCGGCGACACCTTCCAACGTACCGAGTAACCGTcacaaaaatactaaaattccgtctatattgtggttagattttcaattggccagagtaggagtgaaagtaagaactcgttatcgtgattatatgaaaaatgcaaatattgatcaaaatttaacaccaataataaaaatatcgaatcaagtaaatatgttgtTAGACACGATTACCGGTCTTTCAAAGATTCGTCGTCGCGCGAACCCCCCCTCGTCGTCCCGACAGTAACtgttccggccgatctagaCTCGGCTGATGCGCTCCAACCGACGTCGGGTAGCCGAGCGAatgacgtcacgtcagccgcgcgaccccccacttcgcgatacgccgaacgcgtgattttcggcaGATACCGGCGGATCAACGGCATTCGTACTGTTAACGGCCTCGGCTTTACATGTTTACGTCTTCGACACTTCGTACAACCGTTAGCAGTCGTCTCGCTCCATCGTCGTTCACACCGCATACGCGTATAATTATTGTACATCGCGTCTATTGTTAAGTTTTGTTCTACTGCGTTACATTAAAAGTGTGTGTGACACCAGTGGACATACTATCACTGAACTTTCACGAACTCCCACTGATCCTCATATCCGAtctcaaacattttttgtcGAAAGTCCGGCTTGGAGCTGCTTGGAGCTGATTGGAGCGAGCGAGGACACAGCCAGGAGAGCTCATCGCCCACAGAATCTTCTCCGAGGACAACACCGCAATCGACAGACTTTCACCGACAGATATCGCCATGCTGAGGGAAACGATTCTCGTTTTCGCGGTTCTGCTCGCGGTCGCCTGCGCCACGCAAGTCTACAAGTGCGGGAGTGGAGAGCCGATAGCAGATACCAATCTGATTAAgatatccggctcgaaggaccaaaaaatGTTTGAGATCGGATATGAGGATCAGTGGGAGTTCGTGAAAGTTCAGTGATAGTATGTCCACTGGTGTCACACACACTTTTAATGTAACACAGTAGAACAAAACTTAACAATAGACGCGATGTACAATAATTATACGCGTATGCGGTGTGAACGACGATGGAGCGAGACGACTGCTAACGGTTGTACGAAGTGTCGAAGACGTAAACATGTAAAGCCGAGGCCGTTAACAGTACGAATGCCGTTGATCCGCCGGTATCtgccgaaaatcacgcgttcggcgtatcgcgaagtggggggtcgcgcggctgacgtgacgtcatTCGCTCGGCTACCCGACGTCGGTTGGAGCGCATCAGCCGAGtctagatcggccggaacaGTAACACAGCGAAGAGACCCCTCGAAGCGAGCtcccatgtatgtatgtacggtgGGGGTACCCACCGATTCCTGTAAATAGGACCCCCATCCGTAATATGCTGTGTTCCTTGTAAACTCCTCTGCGAGTACAACGCGAATATCCACGAGCTAGCGCCTTTCGAAAGACGCCATTACTTCTCCTCTGAGagaattcttctaaattttgtcTCTCCACTGCGAGAACCTTCGTTTTGTTGACTATGGCTATACCTAAGCACCATAGCTAATAAATGTTCTTAGTGAATAGTGAAACGCGATTGACCTGAGTGAGAATTATTTCAACGCCCTAAGTTCGACCATTCCTACCGTCTTTCTTTGAACGTGACTCCAGCATTTGTAGTTCACGGACTCTCAATCTCGGCAAGGGTCGGTGTAACAAGGAACCAAATTGTTACACCGACCCTGGCCGAGATTGAGAGTCCGAGAACTAAAAATGCTGGAGTCGCGTTCAAAGAAAGACGGTAGGAATGGTCGAACTTAGGGCGTTGAAATAATTCTCACTTAGGTGAATCGCGTTTCACTATTCACTAAGAACATTTATTAGCTATGGTGCTTAGGTATAGCTATACTCAACCAAACGAAGGTTCTCGCAGTGGAGAGACAAATTTTAGAGGAATTCTCTCAGAGGAGAAGTAACGGCGTCTTTCGAAAGGCGCTAGCTCGTGGATATTCGCGTTGTACTCGCAGAGGAGGTTACAAGGAACACAGCATATTACGGCTGGGGGTCCTATTTACAGGAATCGGTGGGTACCCCcaccgtacatacatacatgggaGCTCGCTTCGAGGGGTCTCTTCGCTGTGTTACTGTCGGGACGACGAGGGGGGGTTCGCGCGACGACGAATCTTTGAAAGACTGGTAATCGTGTCTAACATCGGCAGTATCTGGAGTATCCGGCGCTGGACTCCTGATATCCATGTCCAAATCAGGTGATGTTTGGAACATTGTTTCGATGGTCCTCCTGGTGTCCTCATCTGATAGCACAGTGGGCGGAGGTCTACCCGCCACTGTGCGCATGACCCATTTGTAGGGCTTACCCCAGATGTCTTCTTCTATCCCGTCTATCAGGTTAGTCCATGATTTTTTTTTAGCATTCATGATTGCTATCTTGAgtgcttttttattttctttgtgtTTGTCATAGTATGTTTTTATCTCCTCTTCAGGTTTATCCTTGGATCGTGCTCTCTGTAGCGCGCGTCGTGATGATACAGCTAATTTACGTAATGCGGCTATATCCGCATTCCACCACCATACCTCCTTTCGTCTCGATGGAGTCTTCGGATGAAAACTGGTGGCTTCAAAAATTTCCTCCAGCAGTTGTATGTAAGAGTCGATGTCCTCGATCGTGGAAATAGTAAGTGGATCGGCGATTTTTGTAAGTTCAGTGTATAGCTTGCTGAATCCTTTAATGCTTAATCTCTTTTTAGCCTTCTGTGCTTTGTTCTTATTGTCATTGAGCTGGAACTCGTGCAGCAAATAGCGATGATCCGAGGCTGTAAATTCCTCTAATATACGACTGCTGCTAATCGCTTCACCCGCAGTTTTGCCGCACAACATGAAGTCGATCAATGTTCTGCGACCGTTTTTCTCAACTGAGAATTTACCTTGGCTAAGGGTAGGTATTAGTTCGCAGCTGTTGCACATTTCCATAATGATTCCTCCGTGGCCGTCTAGAGTTGAAGAGCCCCAAGCTGGAGATTTAGCGTTAAAGTCGTCTGCGACAATGCACCTACTAATGTCTATcgtatttaaaaagttttctagCTCGGCGATCCTATCTTTATATTCTTCAATGGTTCTGTTTGGGGAAAAGTAGCAagacacgacgacgtacgaatCCAGCCGTACAGCCACGATACCCTTGCCACTATATAGCCTCTGGATGTTGGAGTGTGTATCGGGTTGGGGGATCCAGATCGAGGCACATTTATGTCCATCATTAAACCAGTAAGACTGTGGAGACCATGGTTCGGACACCAGAACAATGTCGGCTCCGAGTTGGTTGGCAGTTTGGGTGACCAGGTTCTGAGCCATTTTACAATGGTTTAGGTTAATCTGAAGAATCTTGAGGTTCTTCTTCAATGCTGTCATTATTATGTTACGTACttatagataaataaataaatagttaaaattacagatataaatatataaataactcTAAGTGtgtatatataattaaataaatagataTAGACTTAGTATGTATAGGTATGTACAATATAATACGGTGTAGCTAAACAGGTAAGTgtaaaagtattaaaataagTAACTacgtatgtaaatatataaatagtgTAAACAATAGGTTTTAACAGTGTAAAGTtaggtaaaaataattattgagtGTGACTAGTATAGGTAAGTATATAGATATAagtattgtgacgtggcaataTTGCCAGCGTCACTCTAACCTCTCTAGCGGAAGACCTGGCCATCCTCTGGTCGAGCTTTGCGATAAGGGCAGCAGCGAGCGATCTCCCTGGGCATATGCGAGACCCAAAGGCCGACTAGTAATATTTGAAATGTCGCGCCAATTTGCGTGACGaacgtttacaggaccgtatccgggtcccaggcgggatccggaattcCACTCTCAACACAAGAGGCAACGTGCCATCGAGaatcagcacctcgaggcaggaagaAGGCACAACTCAAGGTAAAAcagcgagagatcgtcaaggcccaggactatcaacctggaggcgccgacgagggcatgcgGTACAGAGGATATCATccactctaccctgtcgtcgcctcg
Above is a window of Lasioglossum baleicum unplaced genomic scaffold, iyLasBale1 scaffold0130, whole genome shotgun sequence DNA encoding:
- the LOC143219996 gene encoding uncharacterized protein LOC143219996 — encoded protein: MTALKKNLKILQINLNHCKMAQNLVTQTANQLGADIVLVSEPWSPQSYWFNDGHKCASIWIPQPDTHSNIQRLYSGKGIVAVRLDSYVVVSCYFSPNRTIEEYKDRIAELENFLNTIDISRCIVADDFNAKSPAWGSSTLDGHGGIIMEMCNSCELIPTLSQGKFSVEKNGRRTLIDFMLCGKTAGEAISSSRILEEFTASDHRYLLHEFQLNDNKNKAQKAKKRLSIKGFSKLYTELTKIADPLTISTIEDIDSYIQLLEEIFEATSFHPKTPSRRKEVWWWNADIAALRKLAVSSRRALQRARSKDKPEEEIKTYYDKHKENKKALKIAIMNAKKKSWTNLIDGIEEDIWGKPYKWVMRTVAGRPPPTVLSDEDTRRTIETMFQTSPDLDMDIRSPAPDTPDTADVRHDYQSFKDSSSREPPLVVPTVTQRRDPSKRAPMYVCTVGVPTDSCK